In Neoarius graeffei isolate fNeoGra1 chromosome 9, fNeoGra1.pri, whole genome shotgun sequence, one genomic interval encodes:
- the LOC132892181 gene encoding sterol 26-hydroxylase, mitochondrial-like, protein MAGRLALRSAKATALRVFLRSNTASLDLKRSAVGNAPASVPRESIRTEADLPEITLPTILYRLIFKGYYNRMHELQLYEKQLYGPMYKIRDGNGQKIALNSAELLEELMRKDDKFPCRADTTVWTEYRDMNGLGYGPITEEGEKWYKLRSVLNKRMLHPKDTVKYENVVNEVVTDFIKRICHLRKMSSTGDLVPNMSNELYRFSLEGISSILFETRIGCLEDKIPAETQNFIDAIAQMFTYIMAVSLLPKWTRNYLPFWRRYISGWDGIFRFAFKLIDRKLEDIQMCLDKGQEVAGDYLSYLLSNTNMSKKDVYGSIAELLLGGVDTTSNTMMWVLYLLSQDPKAQDTLYQEVKSIISGDKIPTAEDINSMPYLKAVIKETLRMYPVVPTNTRLLSENVIIGGHFFPKKTSFEVHHYAISHDETIFPEPRVFKPERWLRDERERPRPFGSIPFGFGVRGCVGKRIAELEMHLALARIIKRFEIKLDPKVGEVKAVRRIVLVADRTVNFHFLERKNITT, encoded by the exons ATGGCAGGACGTCTAGCTCTGCGATCAGCCAAGGCAACGGCTCTTCGGGTGTTCCTTAGGTCCAACACAGCTAGTCTGGACTTAAAGAGAAGTGCAGTTGGAAATGCACCAGCTTCTGTTCCTCGTGAGAGCATCAGGACTGAGGCTGACCTCCCTGAGATCACCCTTCCCACAATTCTTTACAGGCTGATCTTTAAAGGGTATTACAATCGCATGCATGAGCTGCAG ttATATGAAAAACAGCTTTATGGCCCTATGTATAAAATAAGAGATGGCAACGGGCAAAAAATTGCACTGAATAGTGCAGAGCTGCTGGAGGAGCTGATGAGGAAAGATGATAAATTCCCTTGCAGAGCAGACACGACTGTCTGGACTGAATACCGAGATATGAATGGTTTGGGTTACGGTCCTATCACTGA AGAAGGAGAGAAATGGTACAAACTCCGATCGGTGTTGAACAAACGTATGCTACATCCGAAGGACACTGTGAAGTATGAGAATGTGGTTAATGAGGTGGTCACAGATTTTATCAAACGGATATGCCATTTACGCAAGATGAGCTCCACTGGAGACCTGGTACCCAACATGTCCAATGAGCTGTACCGTTTCTCTCTAGAAG GAATCTCCAGCATTCTGTTTGAGACTCGTATTGGCTGTCTGGAGGATAAGATTCCAGCAGAGACTCAAAACTTCATTGACGCCATTGCCCAGATGTTCACTTATATTATGGCTGTGTCTCTGCTACCCAAGTGGACACGGAATTATTTGCCATTCTGGCGGCGTTACATAAGTGGTTGGGATGGAATCTTCAGATTTG CCTTCAAGCTAATTGACAGGAAGCTGGAGGACATTCagatgtgcctggataaaggtcAGGAAGTTGCAGGAGACTATCTCAGTTACTTGCTCTCCAACACCAACATGAGCAAGAAGGATGTGTATGGGAGCATTGCTGAACTGCTCCTGGGTGGAGTGGACACA ACATCCAACACTATGATGTGGGTCTTGTATCTCCTGTCACAAGATCCAAAGGCACAGGACACGCTGTATCAGGAAGTTAAGAGCATCATCAGTGGGGACAAAATTCCAACAGCTGAGGACATAAACAGCATGCCCTACCTCAAGGCTGTCATCAAGGAAACTCTAAG AATGTACCCAGTTGTTCCCACAAATACACGCCTTTTATCAGAAAATGTGATTATTGGAGGACATTTCTTCCCTAAGAAG ACCAGCTTTGAAGTGCATCATTATGCAATCAGTCATGATGAGACAATATTCCCTGAACCAAGAGTCTTCAAACCTGAACGCTGGTTACGGGATGAGAGGGAGCGACCGAGACCATTTGGATCCATTCCATTTGGATTTGGAGTGAGAGGTTGTGTTGGTAAACGTATTGCTGAACTGGAGATGCACTTGGCTCTGGCAAGG ATAATAAAGCGGTTTGAAATCAAGCTGGATCCTAAAGTCGGAGAGGTCAAAGCTGTCCGTCGTATTGTGCTTGTGGCAGACAGAACAGTCAATTTCCATTTTCTGGAGCGGAAAAATATAACCACTTAA